The Gossypium arboreum isolate Shixiya-1 chromosome 6, ASM2569848v2, whole genome shotgun sequence DNA window CTAGATGTAAAAACAAGTCATCCTCAAAACAATTGccatcttttctctttttcttttctccccacaccctttttttttttttttttggaggatATGAGACGCACAGAACTACACAACAAGTTGGGATTCACAACAGAATTATCTAAAAACTGCATTAGTTGATAGCACGTACACTTCCTTCAGGGGGCTGTTGCTGACTTTCAATGAATTTGACTTCTGCAAAAAGTGCAAGCGAAGTGATAAAGAGCAAGCTCAAACAAATATTTAACTGATTTCAGCCTAGAGAAATGCAAGATGTGAAGCCTTAACCTTTCCAGACTTGCGGCCTGTGCCAATGAGCTTCCAACGCTCTCTATCCAGACGAAGCACTTCCACATCTCCATCGTCATATAATACCTAATAAGAATATATGAGTAACAGTTGGTTCCATGTGGCACAGACGTTACATATACATCCAAGCAGGAAAAAAAAGTGCAGCTTACCACATGCTTCTTCTTTATGGCGTCATAAGACTTGATTGTACCTTCATAAAACCTGTCATTTCCAGCAGTAAGATAAAATCAGTGGAGAACCTTCATAATTGGATCTTTTCTTGAGAAATATATTTTCTTCAAACAATGTTAAACCCTTGATAGGTTCATAATAACATTGCTATACAAGCACAGAACCATAAAGACTGATGTTATGCAAAATGAAATTGCACCTGTTCAAATAGAATAATACTAACATGTATAACAATGtggagaatgaaaaaaaaaactttatagTAGAAACAAATTAATACCCACAGGGAAACTGTTAAATTGACCAGAAAAGCACTATGGTTTAAATACAATACTAAACCTAAAATTAAAGCCTTAAAGACTGCCGTAAGACTAGATTAGCACGACTAGATTAGCACAGAGCCATAAGGACTGCTGTAAGACCAGAATCTTGAATAAATTTTCGTCCTCATTAAAACAATAAAAAGTGGATGAATATGCAAATCAGACAAGGAGAAAGTCGAAATGGTCATTTCAGATCTACAAAAAGCACAAACTCATTTGCAGAATTTCAAATGTAACCAAATGAAGCCTTGTGTGAATTCTCAAACACGTGAATGCAACCTAAATAACATGTGAAATACAACTGAGATACAGACTGACAATCAATCTATTTCACAGAATGATTCACGGTAAACTTTTGGACTCTGTTGCAAAGAACAGCAAAGTTATGGGACTCACTGCTTATCCAAGGGCCACCACACTTTTATTCTGTAACCAATCAAATCTGCAACATCAATTTTATCTTCCTTAGTTGAGCTCTGCGCAAAGGAAACAAAGAAGATTAAATAATGAACAAAGAGCTCAAAACTTTGAGACAACGAGAGGATTAGAACAGAGAAATAGAAGCCATTTCATAATGTGTTAGAACACTTATAGGGCAACAATGGTAAGGAAAAACTAGAAAAGCACGAGATAGAATATAGATGGTATGCATCCCCGCTAAATCTCAACTACAGAGAGAATGAGAGAGAAGCAAGGCAGGTCCTCGGTGCACTTTCAAATATTGTAACATGAGAAATTCTAGCAAAAGCATTAAAAATAGCAAACAAGCAACACCAAGACAGAAAAGGGGGAGGAAAAAAAGGGCGGGATTCCAGAGGCAGGGAGGGGTTCTCAAAGGAAACCACCACATAAATGCCACCAGGATTTATCTTTCTAACCCTTCTAAGTTGTGAATACTAATGGATTAGTCATTTTTCATGTTTCATACAACAGCACCAACTTGAAACCTTCATAGTGTTAATTAAAAAGATGTGAAGTGAAAACAAGGACCTTCGCTAATCCTGCAATGCTCCTCTTCTGCTTTTTGCTAGATCCACCTGCAGACTTAGGGGTGTCTAACTTCTGCATGGAAATATAAAACAGATATTCACAACAGTGAACCATGAGAGCATTAAATGCATAAATCCCCGACGGCAATTTAACCAAGTCAAAGAAAACGCACCTCCAGATTTTCATCATCAGCTTCATCTTCATCTGCCTCATCACTATCAGAGCCTTTGCCTTTACCTTTCAATGGGATGCTTCTTCTCTTCCGACTGCATGGCACCAAGTGGTCCAATTCATTATTCTCATTCCGTTTTTTATTTGTGGGCTTTTTGTCTTTAGAATCATAGAATTTATCAATGTCCATTTTCATAGGTAGAAATGAGGAATCTCTAACTTCACGCCAGTCATGTCCTGAAGGGACCTTAGAAACACTTCGTGAAAGCTTGAAAGCGCTATGTGCAGGTAACGACCTCTTGCGTTTTGGCACTGGGACAGAAGCTGCAACGCTTAATTTTCTCTTATTACCTTTCTGATGTTCCTGCTCCGCTTTTTCTTTCTTGGTAGGGAAATGTTTATGACCATTGGTTGACTCAAACTTACTGGACCTCTCTAGACTGTCCAAATTTATTTCCCTCaccattttcaaaatatcaacatCATTTTCAGCATCTTTTGCTTCTATAGGGAGAGACCTGTTCTTTTTAGCCTTCCCAGCCTTGGGTTCTTTAGATTTTAACTGCTTAATCATTTTTCTGAGAGGCACTTCATTTCTATCGGTTTCACTGTCTTTGAGAGCCTCCTCCTTGACAATCTCTGTATGAACCTAATGTGTGATAAAAGAGGAGCAGGAAAAGTTAGTGAACAATGTAACATTAAATACCAGAGTATTTCAACATGCTAGTTTGAGTCTACCCGGATGTTTCAATTTTTCATAGATATTTATAGCCGATTTTCAAGCTCtctaaaaaaatatattatatacataaattataatttaCATACACCTATAAGTTTATATGCACAATTGCaaatataaattttcaaatttgtagATATTTaatatccaaaattttaacatcaaATAGATGAATGAAAGGGAGCCCTTCCAGATACACCATATAGTACCCCATAGATGAATGAAAGAGAGCATATAGTACCATTCTATCACATTCCAACTTTAGGGATTCGAAGTGGGACAAGATACTCTCATCAGCTAACCATGTTTGCCTTCCTCCAGCCTATCAAAAATAAGAAATAGCATAATCAAAAACATTGCACTAAAAATATAGCCCAAATAAGATGCAAATGAAGAAATAAATGAATGAATGTCAATAGCACAATGTGATTGCATGGTTGAAGCATAACAACTGTTTGCACAAATTATTGACAAGTGGGTTAACTACATATAAAACTGTGTTATGCACATTACTTAAAAAATAGCTCACATCCGGTGTCTGAAGTAATAGTTGTACAGAGTTTTTTCCTATCACTGCCTGATTGCAGTTAGAAAGCTTCAGGTAATTTAAAATCTTACCTGGGAATCTTCACCTTCTTTTCTTTCATATGGTTTGTATAGGATTGGAGGCAGAGAGACTGACTGTATAAGACCTGCATCCTCCTTATAACCTAGGAGCTTCATGATGGAAAGCCCAAGGTCACAGATAGCATGcgaattctgaaaaaaaaaaaagaataaataaattatCAGACCAATTAGCTTCTTTGTTCTTAAGGAGGGCTTTTTAACTTATCTCATCATCAGAAGGCCCCAAACTGATAACCTATCAACTAGTTATACAAGATAATAGGGAGAAAAAATGGATAATAGCAATTACTAGAATAAAAAACAAACTTCTCACTGAACCTTTGATTTTGTTGCATCAACAATGTCTTCAGAGTGCTTGATACTCTTAAAGATAGAGAATATCATAGAAATATTCTCCTTCTCCTTGTTGGCATCAGCTTCTGACTTGGCATCTTCATCTTTATTCACCAACACAGAAATAGTCAAGTACAATTGCCTGAAAGATACAGAACAAGTTCAATGACTAAAAAGTTCTCAATTAAATACAAATTACCAAGAAATTATTTCTACCTATAGCAAGAACCTAATCATTAAGACTAGTGAACCCCGTCAGTACAAAATCTATGATATCAGACTACAGCAATAAAAAGTAATAACATACGGAAGGCTGCTGAAAAACACTAGCAACTGGCAAGAAGTAAAATTTAGTATTGAGGATTCACAGAAACAGGCAATATAAAGTCATCTAATCCATTAGAATATAGATAAAAAGTTGATTATCTTTTTTATTTCTAAACTTCGTAGTTTAATTCAAGTGTCCGTAACTACAGCAGTTAAATTTGAGGTTTTCTATGACTTAATGTTCAGGTTGGGCATCATAACCTGCTGCCAATCTGCTTAACATAGGATCTCTTAGCAGAGTAAAGATCTAAAGTTGTTAGGGATCCCTGGGTTCATAGTTAGATGCTATAGTCAAAGAGGCTTCTCTTCAACTTAAGGTCCACAAGGCCTCCAAAATTAACCAATGTGAGACAACACTCTACCCAACTCAATTTATATCTAAACCATATATCTGAGACAGATTGAGGGAGATGCATATACCGGAATATTAATTCAAATGCTTTGACATCTTTGCATTCATCTGTGTTCGGACATGAATGATGAGCAAGAGCATGAACCAAATAGGCCAGGATGTATTCAGGATATGATGTTGAGGAATTTGTATCAGATTGTATAGCAACCTGCCGAACTTTTGCCTGCTGATACATTTGGAAGATGTCGGCTAAATTCTGTTTATCCTGCTAATTCAAACACAAAAGAAAATAACAGCAAATTCACAAATCTTGCCATAACAGAACAACAAAATGAGTTCAGCAAAAAACTACACAAAAATTCAAGTTCAGCATGAAAACCTCCTCAAACTGAAGTGGTTTGGATCCAGGTATGTTAAATAAGAAAGCACAAGCATATTTGGCATCCAAGAGCCTGTCCTTTATATATTGATGAACTTTGTTGAGGAATTGTTTCCTAGCCTGAGGGAAAGAGATCTAGAAACCCAGAAAAGAACATAAGAGAAAAGGAAGAGTGAACAAGAAAACAAGATCAATGTTGCATATTGTACAAATGCTTCACCTCAGCGGTCCTCAAGGTTAAATAGAAGACATCAACAGGAATCCTATGATCCCAGTAACGGGACAGACGAACAACTGCCTTGGCTGCAGCAAGCCTTAAATGAGCCTTATCAGCTAAACTGTAAGATAAGAAAAActtgtgtgtgaaatttgggcCTCGACAGGCAACAGGTTTCAATAAATTGAGGGAAACCAACAGAGATATTCAACAGCCACACACAAAATATTAGTAAGTAAAGAAAACAGTGAGTGAACCAGAGAGAAATTTCCAGATGTCAACTATAGTACCTTGATTTTATATCTTCAGATATTTCACCAAAAGAAAGTATGTTTCTAAGGAGTCCTAGAAGGTCGTCGATAGCAGGCCGAAGATGAGCATCTTTAACAGGCAAATAGCTTTTGACCAATGTCTTTATCGCAAATACCTGTGGTACAAAAAAAATATTAGAGGCTGAGAGATCCATCATAGAAaagttacaaaaaaaaaaaagcttgaaaATAAAAACTGGAAACCTGAACTCATGTTCCAAGAGACAcagataataaaaatgaaattgtttttacaaaaagaaaaaaacaacaatcCACAACCTTCAACATACAAAGTTCGCTTTTGTCATCCCAACATTCATTTGCACTGCCATCTGCTTCCTGAAGTAACAAAGAAGGTTTATGCatgaaaatttaatcaatatGTCAGAGATAGAAAATAATTGAAGGATACAATGTATTCACAAGACTTACATTATTGCATctcaaaattttagttttaataaatTCTTCTATTTCACCctctctagtttcaaaaacagGCATTGCAGTCTGAGCTATACACCCCAAAGACTGGAGTACCGCCGGTAGATGCGTCTTTTCTTCTAGCATGTCCACAAGGCTCTGCAAATAGAGCAAAGAAACAGTAAGTTACGCAAATAAATTAAGACAATGCTATTTatactttttttattattctGAAAACACATTTCGAATACATAACTAACGAGCATGACATTTTGTGTAACCTTATATAAAACAGAGAGAGACTTGAGCCCATCATCCTTTGTTATCGCTGCCAGTGCATGCACTGCATACTTGGCTTGTCTCCGGCTGCCTTCTAAACAAAGCCTCTCCAATATAAGATCGATTGAACTGCAAACAACCATTACAAAGATGGTTAGAATAAGGGAAACGAACTAACTCTAACAAGTCAAGCATTCCAAAGTTGCACCTTGATGACACTGCAAGTTGTTCCCGTATGGTACTACCAGCCTTAGCCAAAACATGCAAAATGCCTTCTTTTATAATTTCATTGTCATCTTCCAGAAAAGTAATCAGTTCTTCTTCAGCTCCACCCAGAAGCGATGGACTAAATCGCGCAAGAATCTGGAAAGCAGCTAAGAGACATTATAAAACAAAACTTGAATGTGTTTCTAAGAGAAagaaaaggggggggggggggggaacatAAACAACTTTATAGGACCTATGTTGAAGGCATCAAACTTGCAAATTCTTACTAACATTGTGAATTGAAGCATAGGAAAGAGAGACGCACACAAAAGCAAAGGCCACACAAAATTGCACAACAGCACTCATTCACACCCAGAAAAACAAGTTTCATAGAGATACAAATTATTACCACGAGTATATTCATGCAAGATTCGATGTGTAACGTGTTTCCAGCAGACTTCTGTATGGTAACCTCCAGAAGGATTTCTTTCACATGCTCCTTGTTAAAAAGTAGATAAGAACACTTCAGTGAGAGTGTACTCAGAAAATCATAGAGTTGGTGCCCCTCAGCAAGTATTTTAAGTAATTCATCCTGCAAATACAGACATATATCACAGATATATCATACAATGGAAAAACTTTAAAAAGATAAAAACTTAGATTCCATGGGTCAAACTACTCATCATAATACATTTTTCCCCCAAAATCAAAGAGAAGTTCACCTATGAGCAACATCCCCTACAATTTGCATCTGCCAATATCTTTAActttaactcaaaaaaaaaagagtcaacATCTTATAACCTACCCGACCACTAGAAGCTTGATGGAAGCTGGTATTGGGATCCAGTAGATTCGATAAAATCTTCCAAATATTAGCATCTTTCAACTGATCAAGAATCTGAAAACTCTCTTCTGCCTTCACAGGATCAGAAAAAGTGCGAGACATGTTTTGGAAGCTATATAAAACTTTCTTTTGTATTTCAGGAACATCACTATCCTGCATGGGAGAAAGTACGGATTTCTCAACTTAACAGTTAATAGAAGTATAAATTCTGAGCTTTAGGATACTATATCATCATTCAAAGCTTCAAACCTGATGCATCTGCCTTAGAGAGAGATACCTCTGCATCTCTAGCTGTAACCTGTAATCCAACAGGAAATCCCCCAAAAATCAGTATAGAAACCATTAAATACACACATGAAGGGAAGTTAATCAAAAGCCATCTAGGAAAGCATTTACAATATACCTCTGCTTCTGCTCCAGCATCCGCTCAAGTGCCTTGACCTCAATTTTGTCAAACCCAGAAAAGACTCTTATCCAACATTTAACTTTATCTCTGATTGAGAATTCAGTAGGAAAGAGGGATCtacataaaatagattcaatCGTATCCGACCTGCAAGGAAGATCAAGATCTACATATTACAAATGCTACAATTATGCACAACACACACCCAACAAAAAGTCGTAGCAGAAAGCTCTTTAAATTTTTTGCTTTGCATTTTACTGATTTGAAAACAGTTTGCACTAACGTACTAATTAACAGATTACTAATTCATCCTAATAATTACTTGCATACAAGCTcagggaaaaataaataaataatcatgagaataaaatttaaacaaacaggattttcattttcttttgcatGGATCAAATTGAAGATATTATTTAGCAAAAATTAATGAAAGGTTGAAAATATAGCATAACTCCAAATCTAAGCTTATAATATCCCTTCTTACATCTACCGAACTTCCTTAATAAGAGATCCAAATGCATTAACTAAATAACCCCTAAACTTCGTATAATGAGGAAAAACAAAGATAAATAATGCGATATATTTTAAACAAGTGCAAAATTAGTCCATGCTTGCAAGTATCCCAAATGACTTGCCTAAAATCTTTGTCATAAAAACATCTAAAAATCTTCCCAGGTATCCAATCAAATTCATTCTGATTAATCGAGCCATCAGAGCAGCCAGCACAATAAACTCTAAATATCTCAGCCACTCTTTCCATGGTATATTTTTTAACAAGCAGCTGTACAttccaaacaaaagaaaaagttaaatgCAGTATATAATAATCACTGGATACAGAAGGGGTAGCAAAGTAGTCCAAGAAGTACAGGAAAATTAACATACAGATTTGTCCCGAATACGCTCTGCAACTAGTTTTACAGCCCGAACGGGAATGGAAACAAGTGAATGACAAGCAACATCACAAATTACATCCACAACTTGCTTTCGAACATTTTCATCATAGTCTAAAAGCCGATCACAGAGGGCAGCTAGAAAATTTAGAACAATGCCAAAATTAGCGAAATAACATAAGTAACTATAtattttgagaaaagaaaaatcaaaagaaaCTCACAGATTATTTGAGGAGCCTCAGGTCTAGAGGGATCTGACAACAGACAGCTCTTAACATGTTCGAGGACAGACATTCTAACATCGACAACTCTATCAGTCAACCtcttcaaaaattctgaaaatattGGCTCAAATGCTTCACATATGTTAGCACCAGGCAGAGCAAAAAGGGACCCAACCAATCTCACAGCTCTCAAACGAGTGTCTAATTGATCAGCCTGCATATATTGGAATTATAATTCATAAACCTCAGAAACTGTcaatcaactccaaccatctttgaACTCATTTTCCGAACTTAAGACTAAACTATGACAAATCCATAATAGGAGCGAAAGAAAAAGCCCCCATTTTCGCAAAGGCTGAACCTAAACTCTCCAGAACCACAAACATTTCATCCTCGAAAAGATTATAAGAATTATTTTAGAATATACAAAAATTCTCAAAAATAACAAACAAATATGTTTTCACATGGACGACAAAATCTTAAAGCAGTTAAGTAATTAgtagaaatgaaaaagaaattttGTGTTCATACCAACAGCTCTCCTGTGAGGTATGGAACAACTCCTGACAGTATCTGAGGAGCACAATGATAAATGCCATAGATAACTTCATGATAGTCAATTTCACTTTTTATTAATTGATTATCTCCAGACATCACTGAAATAAGAATCTGTTTTATGCCAGCTTCAAGTTTTTCTGAACACTGCTCTATGACATTCATAGCAAGTCTCCTGGCAGCTTGAGTAACACCCTGAAATTATAGATTCCAGAAATCAATTTCCTTCAGAATTATAATTCCTGTGGGATAAATATAAGCAGCCATACAATTTGTAAGCAATAAGCCAATAGCAAATATGAAATTCTTACACTTTTATTACGACCTAATGCAGACAATATAACAAGTAAAAGATCATCTCGAACATCTTCACTCTCTTCTAACACCACAATCATGATTGTTTGCATAGATGATAAAACACTTTCTGGATGATCATCCCTGCAATATGTAGTTAACATCAGTCCTCCAGTCCAAGATAATTCAAAGCATACAGGAAAAGGATTTAAACAACCTGCAGATTCTTAGTATAAAAGCAACTTAAGGGAAGATGGAACTTTCAAGTACCAACCCAACCACAAGACAGACACGCACATACAAATAGATATGCTCAAGATACATACACTGAACAAAAAGAGGTTGCAGGCATATCTTAGCCACTGCACTAAAGTGAAATACTAAGGCCAATATCATATTGTACCATAAAGCCATTTCAAAATTCTACATTCAACAAAAACAAAAGCACTCATGTTACATGCAACGCATACTTTTTGGTAAACAACCAATGAGTAAACGGTTCTTGACATTAAATAAATAATggaataaaacattaaataaataatggAATAAAACATACCTTACAACAGAAAAAAATGTACTGAACATTTCATTAACCAAATCATCACATTCAAGATCCAACATCACAACACATGATCTATATTTCGCAAGAGTCTCCAAAATTACAACTATCCTTCTAAATGATGGACCATCGGTATCGCTCAAACCATTGAAAGTGCCAACAATCAAGTTAAAAATATCCTGAAAGCATGGCACATATCAATCACCAGAAGTTCAGTTGAAAATGTATTAGTGCATAAGAAAAAGAAGACCAAAAACAGTAAACCTTCAGAAAGAAAATCACCTTTAGAACATCATCACTATAAGGCGCTTCAGGCGCAGTTATCCGAGTTATCTCACAAATACAGGTTGCAACTAGAAGTTTCACATCCTTATCTTGATGCTTCAGCAGTTCAGGCTTGACAATTGCATTAAGCAGAGGCTGCATTGATTCCATTATTGATGATGTTGGAGACTGATCAAGCTCAGAAAGACATGTAGCAGCTTGCTGCAGATTAGAGGAGAAAATATTCACGATATATACCAAATAACATGAAGCAGTACATATTACCACAGACCCATCTGTCTTGGCACATAGGCCCAATGCCAGAATTGTGAATTTCCGAAACGGAAGAAGTGGGGGAAAGTCAGCAACAAGATAAAGAATGATATGTGAAATATCAAAAGAAATAGGCaagaatgaaaaaaatatggGGGGGAGCTTTACAACCATTGAGAAATATCAACCAATGCTACAGTCATAAACATGCACAAGAAGATACCTCTTCAGgttataaaaaaataacaagttTATTAGAGAATCCAAGCAACATGTGACACGAAAATAAAACCAATGCATATTCGACAAAACCACTTTGCCCTATGTTCGGAGAAGACATGAATTCTTCACTGAGGAATTTGTTTTATCAATGTAAATTTAATCATTTGTAAACAAAAGGAACGACATATTTGATTGTTTAGTCAAGTGCAAAGTAGAACAATGGATTTTCGAGTATGCAAAAGTAATCCAATGTGCGAAAAAATGGAACGAGGGAGCGTAAAACAACATTTTACATGGATTGACATTGATAAAGATTAGTTAGCTTCTTTAGAGCATTTTAAGGATAGAACCCACAACTTAACAGAAggaagaaaattttattaatgcagCCAACCCGAACTAATTTCGAATCTAGATT harbors:
- the LOC108482989 gene encoding sister chromatid cohesion protein PDS5 homolog A isoform X2, giving the protein MADKLEEQLKELGSTLDSPPTTKDALLKLLEQAATCLSELDQSPTSSIMESMQPLLNAIVKPELLKHQDKDVKLLVATCICEITRITAPEAPYSDDVLKDIFNLIVGTFNGLSDTDGPSFRRIVVILETLAKYRSCVVMLDLECDDLVNEMFSTFFSVVRDDHPESVLSSMQTIMIVVLEESEDVRDDLLLVILSALGRNKSGVTQAARRLAMNVIEQCSEKLEAGIKQILISVMSGDNQLIKSEIDYHEVIYGIYHCAPQILSGVVPYLTGELLADQLDTRLRAVRLVGSLFALPGANICEAFEPIFSEFLKRLTDRVVDVRMSVLEHVKSCLLSDPSRPEAPQIISALCDRLLDYDENVRKQVVDVICDVACHSLVSIPVRAVKLVAERIRDKSLLVKKYTMERVAEIFRVYCAGCSDGSINQNEFDWIPGKIFRCFYDKDFRSDTIESILCRSLFPTEFSIRDKVKCWIRVFSGFDKIEVKALERMLEQKQRLQLEMQRYLSLRQMHQDSDVPEIQKKVLYSFQNMSRTFSDPVKAEESFQILDQLKDANIWKILSNLLDPNTSFHQASSGRDELLKILAEGHQLYDFLSTLSLKCSYLLFNKEHVKEILLEVTIQKSAGNTLHIESCMNILVILARFSPSLLGGAEEELITFLEDDNEIIKEGILHVLAKAGSTIREQLAVSSSSIDLILERLCLEGSRRQAKYAVHALAAITKDDGLKSLSVLYKSLVDMLEEKTHLPAVLQSLGCIAQTAMPVFETREGEIEEFIKTKILRCNNEADGSANECWDDKSELCMLKVFAIKTLVKSYLPVKDAHLRPAIDDLLGLLRNILSFGEISEDIKSSLADKAHLRLAAAKAVVRLSRYWDHRIPVDVFYLTLRTAEISFPQARKQFLNKVHQYIKDRLLDAKYACAFLFNIPGSKPLQFEEDKQNLADIFQMYQQAKVRQVAIQSDTNSSTSYPEYILAYLVHALAHHSCPNTDECKDVKAFELIFRQLYLTISVLVNKDEDAKSEADANKEKENISMIFSIFKSIKHSEDIVDATKSKNSHAICDLGLSIMKLLGYKEDAGLIQSVSLPPILYKPYERKEGEDSQAGGRQTWLADESILSHFESLKLECDRMVHTEIVKEEALKDSETDRNEVPLRKMIKQLKSKEPKAGKAKKNRSLPIEAKDAENDVDILKMVREINLDSLERSSKFESTNGHKHFPTKKEKAEQEHQKGNKRKLSVAASVPVPKRKRSLPAHSAFKLSRSVSKVPSGHDWREVRDSSFLPMKMDIDKFYDSKDKKPTNKKRNENNELDHLVPCSRKRRSIPLKGKGKGSDSDEADEDEADDENLEKLDTPKSAGGSSKKQKRSIAGLAKSSTKEDKIDVADLIGYRIKVWWPLDKQFYEGTIKSYDAIKKKHVVLYDDGDVEVLRLDRERWKLIGTGRKSGKKSNSLKVSNSPLKEVSPGQKSKSSGASRQNISSVKTLKGKRTPKKNLKHAQKSMLKDDEENAGVSESKSTAAKKFPKMNSDESEGSDTKMVDENLRDREESGKKTASVSQGRCSEDTKGSPNNAKESDEVKSDADGNLSGHIDSTSENARKVDEEEKAADELSEDSREPASKATGSEPEEAEESDHVESKSPILKKTLKGSSSTLDVADSGISDDEPLSKWKHKVGKSASKKLQ
- the LOC108482989 gene encoding sister chromatid cohesion protein PDS5 homolog A isoform X1; protein product: MADKLEEQLKELGSTLDSPPTTKDALLKLLEQAATCLSELDQSPTSSIMESMQPLLNAIVKPELLKHQDKDVKLLVATCICEITRITAPEAPYSDDVLKDIFNLIVGTFNGLSDTDGPSFRRIVVILETLAKYRSCVVMLDLECDDLVNEMFSTFFSVVRDDHPESVLSSMQTIMIVVLEESEDVRDDLLLVILSALGRNKSGVTQAARRLAMNVIEQCSEKLEAGIKQILISVMSGDNQLIKSEIDYHEVIYGIYHCAPQILSGVVPYLTGELLADQLDTRLRAVRLVGSLFALPGANICEAFEPIFSEFLKRLTDRVVDVRMSVLEHVKSCLLSDPSRPEAPQIISALCDRLLDYDENVRKQVVDVICDVACHSLVSIPVRAVKLVAERIRDKSLLVKKYTMERVAEIFRVYCAGCSDGSINQNEFDWIPGKIFRCFYDKDFRSDTIESILCRSLFPTEFSIRDKVKCWIRVFSGFDKIEVKALERMLEQKQRLQLEMQRYLSLRQMHQDSDVPEIQKKVLYSFQNMSRTFSDPVKAEESFQILDQLKDANIWKILSNLLDPNTSFHQASSGRDELLKILAEGHQLYDFLSTLSLKCSYLLFNKEHVKEILLEVTIQKSAGNTLHIESCMNILVILARFSPSLLGGAEEELITFLEDDNEIIKEGILHVLAKAGSTIREQLAVSSSSIDLILERLCLEGSRRQAKYAVHALAAITKDDGLKSLSVLYKSLVDMLEEKTHLPAVLQSLGCIAQTAMPVFETREGEIEEFIKTKILRCNNEADGSANECWDDKSELCMLKVFAIKTLVKSYLPVKDAHLRPAIDDLLGLLRNILSFGEISEDIKSSLADKAHLRLAAAKAVVRLSRYWDHRIPVDVFYLTLRTAEISFPQARKQFLNKVHQYIKDRLLDAKYACAFLFNIPGSKPLQFEEQDKQNLADIFQMYQQAKVRQVAIQSDTNSSTSYPEYILAYLVHALAHHSCPNTDECKDVKAFELIFRQLYLTISVLVNKDEDAKSEADANKEKENISMIFSIFKSIKHSEDIVDATKSKNSHAICDLGLSIMKLLGYKEDAGLIQSVSLPPILYKPYERKEGEDSQAGGRQTWLADESILSHFESLKLECDRMVHTEIVKEEALKDSETDRNEVPLRKMIKQLKSKEPKAGKAKKNRSLPIEAKDAENDVDILKMVREINLDSLERSSKFESTNGHKHFPTKKEKAEQEHQKGNKRKLSVAASVPVPKRKRSLPAHSAFKLSRSVSKVPSGHDWREVRDSSFLPMKMDIDKFYDSKDKKPTNKKRNENNELDHLVPCSRKRRSIPLKGKGKGSDSDEADEDEADDENLEKLDTPKSAGGSSKKQKRSIAGLAKSSTKEDKIDVADLIGYRIKVWWPLDKQFYEGTIKSYDAIKKKHVVLYDDGDVEVLRLDRERWKLIGTGRKSGKKSNSLKVSNSPLKEVSPGQKSKSSGASRQNISSVKTLKGKRTPKKNLKHAQKSMLKDDEENAGVSESKSTAAKKFPKMNSDESEGSDTKMVDENLRDREESGKKTASVSQGRCSEDTKGSPNNAKESDEVKSDADGNLSGHIDSTSENARKVDEEEKAADELSEDSREPASKATGSEPEEAEESDHVESKSPILKKTLKGSSSTLDVADSGISDDEPLSKWKHKVGKSASKKLQ